One stretch of Chryseobacterium indologenes DNA includes these proteins:
- a CDS encoding AraC family transcriptional regulator, translating to MEVKIQSYPSSDFLSEFTTENYTVMIWKGVGVFSVDGINYPYHGCNILFLSPYQKLKLSSDSEEPVNVLLFHGDYYCIEYHKDEVACNGLLFNNIYLNPGIELSRESYEYILELFTHIQKEETENHQFSQSIIKTYIQLILAICSKQKSGIENNSVSKEKLPNKNAVEFQKLLEGNFKREKELSFYSDKLNITNNTLSKVIKKEFSKTPTQLINERIILEAKKLLHLTYRSIKEIASELAFDDEFYFSRYFKKTVGCSPKQYREKVGISVVAKMSM from the coding sequence ATGGAAGTGAAAATACAATCTTATCCGTCTTCAGATTTTCTTTCAGAATTTACTACGGAAAACTATACTGTAATGATATGGAAAGGAGTGGGAGTATTTTCTGTGGATGGAATCAATTATCCTTATCATGGCTGTAATATTCTGTTCCTCTCACCTTATCAGAAACTGAAATTATCTTCTGATTCAGAAGAACCTGTTAATGTCCTTCTTTTTCATGGTGACTATTACTGTATTGAATATCACAAGGATGAGGTGGCGTGTAATGGCCTTCTTTTCAATAATATTTATCTGAATCCGGGAATAGAACTTTCAAGAGAAAGTTATGAATATATTCTTGAGCTTTTTACTCATATTCAAAAGGAAGAAACTGAAAATCATCAATTTTCACAATCTATTATTAAAACTTATATTCAGTTGATTCTTGCTATATGCAGTAAGCAAAAAAGCGGAATTGAAAATAACTCCGTATCCAAGGAAAAACTACCTAACAAAAACGCTGTGGAGTTTCAAAAATTATTGGAAGGGAACTTTAAAAGAGAAAAAGAACTTTCATTTTATAGTGATAAGCTCAATATTACCAATAATACTTTAAGTAAGGTGATCAAAAAAGAGTTTTCAAAGACCCCTACACAGCTGATTAATGAGAGAATTATTCTTGAAGCTAAAAAACTGCTTCATTTAACATATCGTTCTATAAAAGAGATTGCTTCAGAACTGGCATTTGATGATGAGTTCTATTTTAGCAGGTATTTCAAAAAAACTGTTGGCTGCTCTCCAAAACAATACCGGGAAAAAGTAGGTATTTCTGTGGTGGCAAAAATGTCCATGTAA
- a CDS encoding gamma-glutamylcyclotransferase family protein codes for MPYLFSYGTLQKEQVQLETFGRLLKGEKDFLLGYKLNMLEITDPEVLRKSGQKYHPVLELSENADNEIEGMLFEVTEAEILQADEYEVDDYKRIETVFKSGNKGFIYVGK; via the coding sequence ATGCCTTATTTATTTTCTTATGGAACCTTACAAAAAGAACAGGTTCAACTTGAAACATTCGGACGTCTTTTAAAGGGTGAAAAAGACTTTTTATTAGGATACAAACTGAATATGCTTGAAATTACTGATCCGGAAGTTCTGAGGAAGAGTGGTCAGAAATATCATCCGGTTCTGGAGCTCTCAGAAAATGCTGATAATGAAATAGAAGGAATGTTATTTGAAGTAACAGAAGCGGAAATCCTTCAGGCAGATGAATATGAAGTAGATGATTATAAAAGGATAGAAACTGTTTTCAAATCCGGAAACAAAGGGTTTATTTATGTTGGAAAATAA
- the pheT gene encoding phenylalanine--tRNA ligase subunit beta, with protein sequence MKISNNWLKDFVKTELKTERIGEFLTDIGLEVEGIDKFESVKGSLEGIVVGKVLTCEKHPNADKLKKTTVDVGNGKILNIVCGAPNVEAGQTVPVAVVGTKIYDKTGNFFEIKEAKIRGEVSQGMICAEDELGLSEDHGGIMVLDETKYEVGKNFAEYFELTNDEVLEIGLTPNRTDAMSHYGVARDLHAFLSTNQQKSQFNKVASEALNNEGSHDFKLEIEDAELCPRYIGAVIEGVKIAESPNWLKDRLKAIGLSPINNIVDITNYILHGYGQPLHAFDADKIADKKVKVGVVKPGTKFTTLDGVERTLNGTEIMIKDGQDTPMCIAGVFGGENSGVSEATKTVFLESAYFNPIAVRKGAKLHSLNTDASFRFERGVDPNLTRTAITHAIKMIQEIAEGKLVGELLEEYPKKIEDNYVILRFSKIEQILGTKIHREKVKEILKALEIQVLNEIPNGFEISVPAYRADVTREIDVIEEILRIYGYNKIDAPQKISFTPVKLSANDQDELENSWARTLQGLGFNEVMNNSLTSVKDETDAVKLLNPLSGDLAFMRKSLLEGLLQNTVYNINRKNADIKFFELGKIYHKRDKYEERKQLAIIVSGRDVAENWLQPKSAVSFYNLKAYVNVLLERLGVNYKEVALSDERFSDALAYEAEGKVLVRIGKVAPALLKDFDIDQDCFYAEIELEWAQELRSKNELKFKDIPKFNKIRRDLALLIDKNVNYQELYQTAKKNKSPFIKGINLFDVYEGKNLPEGKKSYAMSFELLNEEKTLEDKEITEVMDSLIKSFQKEFNAELRS encoded by the coding sequence ATGAAAATATCAAACAACTGGCTGAAAGACTTTGTAAAAACGGAATTAAAAACTGAAAGAATCGGTGAATTCCTTACAGATATAGGTCTAGAGGTTGAAGGGATAGATAAATTCGAAAGTGTAAAAGGCAGTCTGGAAGGAATTGTTGTAGGTAAAGTGTTAACCTGCGAAAAGCATCCCAATGCTGATAAACTGAAGAAGACAACAGTAGATGTTGGAAACGGGAAGATTTTGAATATCGTTTGTGGTGCTCCTAATGTAGAAGCAGGCCAAACAGTTCCAGTAGCCGTTGTCGGAACAAAAATCTATGATAAAACCGGAAACTTTTTTGAAATTAAAGAAGCAAAAATCAGGGGTGAGGTCTCTCAGGGGATGATCTGTGCAGAAGACGAATTAGGGCTTAGCGAAGATCATGGAGGAATTATGGTTTTAGATGAAACCAAGTATGAAGTAGGGAAGAACTTTGCAGAGTATTTTGAATTAACAAATGATGAGGTTCTTGAAATTGGGTTAACACCTAACAGAACAGATGCCATGTCTCATTATGGTGTTGCCAGAGATCTCCATGCGTTTCTTTCTACCAATCAGCAGAAATCACAATTTAATAAAGTAGCTTCCGAAGCCTTAAATAATGAAGGATCTCATGATTTCAAACTAGAAATTGAAGATGCAGAACTTTGTCCAAGATATATTGGTGCAGTGATTGAAGGTGTAAAAATCGCAGAATCTCCCAACTGGTTAAAAGACAGGCTGAAAGCAATCGGACTAAGCCCGATCAATAATATTGTAGATATTACAAACTATATTCTTCATGGATATGGACAGCCGCTTCATGCTTTTGATGCAGATAAAATTGCTGACAAAAAAGTGAAAGTAGGAGTAGTAAAACCAGGAACAAAATTCACTACACTGGATGGAGTAGAGAGAACACTGAATGGTACTGAGATCATGATTAAAGATGGTCAGGATACCCCAATGTGTATTGCGGGAGTTTTTGGTGGTGAAAATTCAGGAGTGTCTGAAGCTACAAAAACAGTATTTCTTGAAAGTGCTTATTTCAATCCAATTGCTGTAAGAAAAGGAGCAAAACTTCACAGTTTAAATACTGATGCTTCTTTCAGATTTGAGAGAGGTGTAGATCCAAACCTTACAAGAACAGCTATCACTCATGCTATCAAAATGATTCAGGAAATTGCTGAAGGAAAACTGGTAGGGGAACTTTTAGAAGAATATCCTAAGAAAATAGAAGATAACTATGTGATCTTAAGATTCTCTAAGATTGAACAGATTTTAGGAACAAAAATTCACAGAGAAAAAGTAAAAGAAATCCTGAAGGCATTGGAAATTCAGGTTTTAAATGAAATTCCTAATGGATTTGAGATCTCTGTTCCTGCTTACAGAGCAGATGTAACAAGAGAAATCGACGTTATTGAAGAGATCTTAAGAATCTACGGATATAATAAGATTGATGCTCCTCAAAAGATTTCGTTTACACCGGTTAAACTGAGTGCAAACGATCAGGATGAATTGGAAAACAGCTGGGCAAGAACTTTACAGGGGCTTGGTTTCAATGAAGTAATGAATAACTCGTTAACTTCTGTAAAAGATGAAACGGACGCTGTAAAACTGTTAAATCCTTTAAGCGGTGATCTTGCTTTCATGAGAAAATCTCTATTAGAAGGACTTCTTCAGAATACTGTTTATAACATCAACAGAAAGAATGCGGATATCAAGTTCTTTGAATTAGGAAAGATCTACCACAAAAGAGATAAATACGAAGAAAGAAAACAATTAGCCATTATTGTTTCAGGAAGAGATGTTGCAGAGAACTGGCTACAGCCTAAATCTGCAGTAAGTTTCTACAACCTTAAGGCTTATGTAAATGTTTTATTGGAAAGACTAGGGGTAAACTATAAAGAAGTAGCCTTATCTGACGAAAGATTTTCTGATGCATTAGCTTATGAAGCAGAGGGTAAAGTCTTGGTAAGAATCGGGAAAGTAGCTCCGGCATTATTGAAGGATTTTGATATTGATCAGGATTGCTTCTATGCTGAAATTGAACTTGAATGGGCTCAGGAATTGCGTTCTAAAAACGAATTGAAGTTTAAAGACATTCCGAAATTCAACAAGATCAGAAGAGACTTAGCTTTATTGATTGATAAGAATGTAAATTATCAGGAATTATATCAGACAGCGAAGAAAAACAAATCACCATTCATTAAAGGAATCAACTTGTTTGACGTATATGAAGGGAAAAATCTTCCTGAAGGTAAGAAGTCGTACGCAATGAGCTTTGAGTTGTTAAATGAAGAAAAAACACTGGAAGATAAGGAAATCACAGAAGTAATGGATTCCTTAATCAAATCTTTCCAGAAAGAATTCAATGCAGAATTAAGATCTTAA
- a CDS encoding ribonuclease inhibitor: MLNTSNNNTGKMIVIHGGHFSSLEGFYKEVSNVLMKDTDWEVGTLDGFDDILYGGFGVFENKEEIEIHWRESQKSKDDLGLKATQEFYENKLRQGKPFNIQLMQQKLDELRDGKGQTLFEILFEIISSHKNITLILE, translated from the coding sequence GTGTTGAATACTTCAAATAACAATACAGGAAAAATGATCGTCATCCATGGCGGTCATTTTTCGTCTTTGGAAGGCTTTTACAAAGAAGTTTCCAATGTACTGATGAAAGACACAGATTGGGAAGTAGGAACCTTAGACGGTTTTGATGATATTCTCTATGGAGGTTTCGGAGTCTTTGAAAATAAAGAAGAAATTGAAATCCATTGGCGGGAATCACAAAAATCAAAAGATGATTTAGGATTAAAAGCAACTCAGGAGTTTTATGAAAATAAACTCAGGCAGGGAAAACCTTTCAATATACAACTGATGCAGCAAAAACTTGATGAATTGAGAGATGGAAAAGGACAGACTTTGTTCGAAATTTTGTTCGAAATTATATCGTCACATAAAAATATTACACTAATTTTAGAGTAA
- a CDS encoding DUF417 family protein encodes MQNSSLYNRLLKLDAYFFNFLRISIFIVMAWIGGLKAFQYEADGIVPFVANSPLMSFFYKSAGNKVLNEDKKLVSEYTLYKNPEGKVVKKNIDWHTQNRTYIFSYGLGTMIVIIGMSVLLGIWFPKIGTIGGALTFLMSLVTLSFLVTTPEVYVPNLDGDDPTPQYGFPYLSGAGRLVVKDIIMMAGGLVLFSDSLKKVLKPSV; translated from the coding sequence ATGCAAAACAGTAGCTTATATAACCGTTTATTAAAGTTGGATGCTTATTTTTTCAACTTTCTGAGAATATCAATATTTATTGTCATGGCCTGGATTGGCGGGCTTAAAGCTTTTCAATATGAAGCAGACGGAATAGTGCCTTTTGTTGCCAACAGTCCTTTGATGAGTTTCTTCTACAAAAGCGCAGGAAACAAAGTACTCAATGAAGATAAAAAGCTCGTTTCAGAATATACACTCTATAAAAATCCGGAAGGAAAAGTGGTAAAGAAAAACATTGATTGGCATACGCAAAACAGGACTTACATCTTTTCTTACGGGTTGGGAACGATGATTGTCATCATAGGAATGAGTGTGCTGTTGGGTATTTGGTTTCCTAAAATCGGGACCATAGGTGGGGCTTTGACGTTTTTGATGTCACTGGTGACCCTGTCTTTTCTAGTGACTACCCCCGAAGTATATGTTCCTAACCTTGATGGTGATGATCCTACCCCTCAATACGGATTTCCTTACCTTTCAGGTGCAGGGCGTCTCGTTGTAAAAGACATCATTATGATGGCCGGTGGATTGGTTTTATTTTCCGACAGTCTAAAGAAAGTTTTAAAACCATCCGTTTAA
- a CDS encoding amidohydrolase family protein translates to MMNHLTTIKNRCLVLLVAFYFASNNDVHAQKTVNNPVLSSLIDVQADTLAITNVKVVDGTGKPAKADQNIIIINGRIAKLGNTSSVKIPKKVKTINGQGKTVIPGMIMMHEHLFYGKAVSPYYLALQMPVSFPQLYLAGGVTTMRTAGSVEPQTDLTLKKWVKTGKIAGPDIDVTGPYIEREGLMVPEILAIESPLTAEKMVNYWADMGCTSFKVYMNITKEDLAATIATAHKRNIKVTGHLCSVTYREAAELGIDNLEHGFFASTDFIGDKKENKCPGNVNASLTRLAVNSEEMKELMQFLIDKKVTITSTLPVFEPYTGREVIPGGGAAALAAPVLETVKKRYDMMAGKDVEYTELFKKQMAWEKQFVTMGGKLIAGSDPTGAGRVIPGYANRHSLELLTEAGFSFPEAVKITSLNAAEYLGIEKRTGTIEAGKEADLVLINGDPEKNIKEVLNTEIVFKKGVGYDSKKLFEQAAGKVGMH, encoded by the coding sequence ATGATGAACCATTTAACTACCATAAAGAATCGATGCCTGGTCCTCTTGGTTGCTTTTTATTTTGCATCAAACAATGATGTTCATGCACAAAAAACGGTAAATAACCCGGTATTATCCTCATTGATCGATGTACAGGCAGACACACTGGCTATTACAAATGTAAAAGTAGTGGATGGTACCGGTAAGCCTGCAAAAGCGGATCAGAATATAATTATTATTAATGGCAGAATTGCCAAACTAGGAAATACTTCATCGGTAAAAATACCTAAAAAGGTGAAAACAATCAACGGTCAGGGAAAAACCGTGATTCCCGGAATGATCATGATGCATGAGCATCTCTTCTATGGAAAAGCGGTGAGCCCATACTATCTGGCCCTACAGATGCCTGTATCCTTTCCTCAGCTCTATCTGGCCGGCGGCGTAACCACGATGCGTACTGCGGGAAGTGTAGAGCCGCAAACAGACCTTACTTTGAAAAAATGGGTCAAAACCGGGAAAATTGCCGGGCCGGATATCGATGTTACCGGTCCTTATATTGAGAGGGAAGGTCTGATGGTTCCTGAAATATTAGCCATAGAATCGCCTCTTACAGCAGAAAAAATGGTGAATTATTGGGCAGATATGGGCTGTACGTCTTTTAAAGTTTATATGAATATCACCAAAGAAGATCTGGCAGCTACCATAGCCACCGCACACAAAAGAAATATTAAAGTAACAGGACATTTATGCTCAGTTACTTACAGAGAAGCTGCCGAGCTTGGAATAGATAATCTTGAGCATGGCTTTTTCGCCAGCACAGACTTCATTGGTGATAAAAAAGAAAATAAATGCCCTGGTAATGTGAATGCATCCTTGACCCGGTTAGCGGTAAACAGTGAAGAAATGAAAGAGCTTATGCAGTTCCTGATTGATAAAAAAGTGACCATAACATCTACATTACCTGTATTTGAACCCTATACCGGCAGAGAGGTTATACCCGGCGGAGGTGCGGCCGCTTTAGCAGCCCCTGTCTTGGAAACCGTCAAAAAAAGATACGATATGATGGCAGGTAAAGATGTTGAATATACTGAACTGTTTAAGAAACAAATGGCCTGGGAGAAACAATTTGTAACTATGGGTGGAAAGCTGATTGCCGGAAGTGATCCTACTGGAGCGGGAAGGGTAATTCCAGGGTATGCCAACAGACATTCATTGGAATTGTTAACAGAAGCAGGATTTAGTTTTCCGGAAGCAGTGAAAATCACTTCACTGAATGCCGCAGAATATCTGGGAATTGAAAAAAGAACCGGAACCATTGAAGCAGGAAAAGAGGCAGATCTGGTACTTATCAATGGAGATCCGGAAAAAAATATAAAAGAAGTTCTGAATACAGAAATCGTATTTAAAAAAGGAGTTGGCTACGATTCTAAGAAATTGTTTGAACAGGCCGCAGGTAAAGTCGGTATGCATTGA
- a CDS encoding META domain-containing protein codes for MKNLFLSICTAAVLVSCGTMTSPSASKVGKAQPALANTKWTLADNVKGKIPTLNIEGEKINGNAGCNNYFGTATIDPSTGGFSAGQMGSTKMMCNNIGVEQNFMDMMGKANKYVISGNTLELYKDNLLLLKFNKSE; via the coding sequence ATGAAAAATCTTTTTTTAAGTATATGTACAGCAGCAGTATTGGTATCATGTGGAACCATGACAAGCCCATCTGCTTCTAAAGTAGGAAAAGCTCAGCCAGCTCTTGCCAATACAAAATGGACACTAGCTGATAATGTAAAAGGTAAAATTCCAACCTTAAATATTGAAGGAGAAAAGATCAACGGAAATGCTGGTTGTAATAACTACTTTGGTACAGCTACAATTGATCCTTCCACAGGAGGTTTTTCTGCCGGACAGATGGGTTCTACCAAAATGATGTGTAACAATATCGGAGTAGAGCAGAACTTTATGGATATGATGGGAAAAGCTAACAAATATGTGATTTCAGGTAACACACTGGAGCTTTATAAAGACAATCTTTTATTATTGAAATTCAATAAATCAGAATAA
- a CDS encoding SGNH/GDSL hydrolase family protein — translation MKKIVYGLFFGDSITYGEYDGVFGGWVDILKRYTLQKFHEGNGDELILFNLGIGGETTEGLLKRMPVELSARNSADGNLVFISYGANDLAIKEGVQIVNPERFKHNIITAIQQAQQFSNDIYLVSILPIAKNIDGIVVGSGKLRSNEEVLVYNEILKNIATAYSLSYIDFHSALLEDKDILLSADGVHPNEKGYGMMAEIAIPIIEKYL, via the coding sequence ATGAAGAAAATAGTGTATGGACTGTTCTTTGGAGACAGTATAACGTATGGAGAATATGACGGAGTTTTTGGAGGTTGGGTAGATATTTTAAAAAGATATACCCTGCAAAAGTTCCATGAAGGAAATGGTGATGAACTGATCTTATTTAATTTGGGAATTGGGGGCGAAACAACAGAAGGTTTATTGAAGCGAATGCCTGTAGAGTTAAGCGCAAGAAATTCAGCAGACGGAAATCTGGTTTTCATAAGCTACGGAGCTAATGATCTTGCTATAAAAGAAGGAGTACAGATCGTGAATCCTGAAAGGTTCAAACATAATATCATCACAGCAATTCAGCAGGCTCAGCAATTTTCCAACGATATTTATCTGGTAAGCATTCTTCCTATTGCTAAAAATATAGATGGAATAGTGGTAGGCTCAGGAAAACTCAGGTCAAACGAGGAAGTACTTGTTTATAACGAAATCCTGAAGAATATTGCAACAGCGTATTCTTTAAGTTATATTGATTTTCATTCAGCACTGTTAGAGGATAAAGACATTCTGCTTTCTGCGGACGGAGTTCATCCCAACGAAAAAGGCTATGGAATGATGGCCGAAATTGCAATTCCAATCATTGAAAAATATTTATAA
- the dnaN gene encoding DNA polymerase III subunit beta, which translates to MKFIISSGELQKALQTVSGVISSSQSRPILENYLFELDGNNVTITASDGETTLVTSLEVKSDDSGKFAVPAKIFQDFIKTYGEQPLTFVVKDNAEGTGSQLEILDEKDNFAVALDNADDYPELPEFDASQSVVMPAGVLSEALTNTLFATSNDSLRPVMTGVLFQFGENETNFVSTDSHRLVVYKRADLMNAEPMEFIMPKKPLNIFKNILASSNDDVKIDFNENMAKFTFGKHIWICRLIDGKYPNYTAVIPKENPNVLTINRNLLLGAIKRASIMSNKSTNQVRFKLSGNILHLHAEDTEYANKADMQIPCDYNGEDINIGFSSKFLTEMLTILGSDDITMKMSQPNRPGIIEPLDGLEENENILMLSMPVIGL; encoded by the coding sequence ATGAAATTTATTATTTCAAGTGGTGAACTGCAGAAGGCGTTGCAAACTGTAAGTGGCGTAATATCAAGCTCTCAATCGAGACCGATTTTAGAAAACTATCTTTTTGAATTAGACGGAAATAATGTTACCATTACAGCATCTGACGGCGAGACAACTCTTGTAACTTCTCTGGAAGTGAAGTCTGATGATTCAGGTAAATTTGCTGTTCCTGCTAAAATTTTTCAGGATTTTATCAAGACGTATGGAGAACAACCTTTAACATTTGTTGTAAAGGACAATGCAGAAGGAACTGGAAGCCAGCTTGAGATTTTAGATGAAAAAGATAATTTCGCAGTAGCATTAGATAATGCTGATGACTATCCTGAATTGCCAGAATTTGACGCTTCTCAAAGCGTGGTAATGCCGGCTGGGGTATTGTCTGAAGCTTTAACCAATACATTATTTGCCACAAGTAACGACTCTCTTCGTCCGGTAATGACAGGAGTATTATTCCAGTTTGGAGAAAACGAAACCAATTTCGTTTCTACAGACTCACACAGGCTTGTTGTTTATAAAAGAGCAGACCTGATGAATGCCGAGCCTATGGAATTTATCATGCCTAAAAAACCTTTGAATATTTTCAAAAATATTCTGGCAAGTTCTAATGATGACGTTAAAATCGACTTCAACGAGAACATGGCTAAATTTACTTTTGGTAAACATATCTGGATCTGTAGACTGATCGATGGTAAATATCCAAACTATACAGCGGTAATTCCTAAAGAAAATCCGAATGTATTAACCATCAACAGAAACCTTTTGTTAGGAGCTATCAAGAGAGCATCTATCATGTCTAACAAATCTACCAATCAGGTAAGATTCAAGCTTTCAGGAAATATCCTTCACCTTCATGCAGAAGATACTGAATATGCAAACAAGGCAGACATGCAGATACCTTGTGACTACAACGGAGAAGATATCAATATCGGATTTAGCTCTAAATTCTTAACAGAAATGTTAACAATCCTAGGATCTGATGATATCACTATGAAAATGTCTCAACCCAACAGACCGGGAATTATTGAACCGCTTGATGGTCTTGAAGAAAACGAAAACATCTTAATGTTATCAATGCCGGTAATCGGATTGTAA
- a CDS encoding GyrI-like domain-containing protein, producing the protein MNNVKIEPFKVIGIAVRTTNESEQAAKDIPVLWEKFMQENVLDNIPNKIDNTIYSIYTDYEKDHTKPYTTVLGCKVESLDHIPEGMIGKSFDGGDYVKFTTKGNLAEGLVINEWFKIWNMDLGRTFTADFEMYGEKAQNPSDAEVDILIAVN; encoded by the coding sequence ATGAACAACGTGAAAATTGAACCTTTTAAAGTAATTGGAATTGCAGTAAGAACAACCAATGAGAGTGAGCAGGCAGCAAAGGATATTCCGGTATTATGGGAAAAATTTATGCAGGAAAATGTGTTGGATAATATCCCGAACAAAATAGATAATACTATTTATTCTATCTATACAGATTACGAGAAGGATCATACAAAACCTTATACTACAGTGTTAGGATGTAAAGTAGAAAGCCTTGATCATATTCCTGAAGGAATGATAGGGAAGTCTTTTGATGGTGGCGATTACGTGAAATTTACAACAAAAGGAAATCTGGCAGAAGGGCTGGTAATCAACGAATGGTTTAAAATCTGGAATATGGATTTGGGAAGAACTTTTACCGCAGATTTTGAAATGTACGGAGAAAAAGCACAGAATCCTTCCGATGCAGAGGTCGATATTTTAATTGCCGTCAATTAA
- a CDS encoding bacteriocin-like protein — translation MKNLKRIKRQELKTVKGGGAPSRIIYPKDENGNCSTAPYYYYCPKYDGCMTGEGWDAYCPL, via the coding sequence ATGAAAAATTTAAAAAGAATTAAAAGGCAAGAGTTAAAAACTGTAAAAGGTGGTGGAGCTCCATCTCGCATTATTTATCCAAAAGATGAAAATGGAAATTGCAGCACTGCACCTTATTATTACTATTGTCCAAAATATGATGGATGTATGACAGGGGAAGGATGGGATGCTTATTGTCCTTTATAA
- a CDS encoding diacylglycerol kinase family protein, which yields MQKPPLYKSFRNAFRGVFVMMKTERNFQIEILAFIINLFLIFYLQLNFTDASLILIVSVAVLSAEIFNTAIEKICDIIQPDFDERIGFIKDIAAGAVVLIAMVSVIVGILVYWKYIF from the coding sequence ATGCAAAAACCTCCTCTCTATAAAAGTTTTCGGAATGCTTTCCGGGGTGTTTTTGTCATGATGAAAACGGAAAGAAATTTCCAGATTGAAATTCTGGCCTTCATTATTAATCTCTTCCTTATTTTTTATCTACAGCTTAATTTTACTGATGCATCCCTTATTCTTATAGTTTCTGTAGCGGTTTTGAGCGCTGAAATTTTTAATACGGCTATCGAAAAGATATGTGACATCATTCAACCGGATTTTGATGAAAGAATCGGCTTTATTAAAGATATTGCAGCCGGAGCTGTTGTACTTATTGCTATGGTTTCGGTTATTGTTGGTATTCTTGTGTATTGGAAGTATATTTTTTAA